The Myxococcales bacterium genomic interval CGATCGGCTGGTATTCGCCGGTCACCTGATCAAACAGCACCTTCTGTGGCTGCCCGGTCGCCGGGTCGAAGATCTCTTGCACCGTCATCGACTTCGACGCCTTGGGCGCAAACAGCTGTTGCGCGAGCTGCTGCATGACGCGCGGATCGCGCACCGCCCACTCGGCGGTTGCCGGGTCGATGCCGCGCGAGAGCAGCGCCTTATAGGTCTTGTTCTCGTTGACGCCCTTGTTTTCGAGCTCGCTGACGGCCGTCAGATAGCGTGGGTCGGCGTTGCCCCGGAAGGCTTGCCCCAAGCCCATGAGCCAGGTCGCCCATTTTTCACGGCCGCTCGCCTGCGGGAACGGATCGGCGCCGCCGGAGGGTGCCGGGCTGCCGCCGCCTGAAAGCAGGCCGGAATATCCGGCGAAACCGTCAGAGCCGCCCCCACCTGCAGCGGCGTCGGCCCCGCCGCCGCCGAGGATTGACGACACATAACCCTGCGTCTCGCGCGGCATGCGGGACATATCGCGGTGCTTTGCGAACTGCTGCGCGCGCCCCGGCCCCGCGTTGTAGGCAATCAAGGCAAGCGTCGGGTCGCCACCGAACGCGGCCAGCTGCTTTTTCAGGTAGTGCTCGCCGTAGCGCTTGCCGCGCGCCGGGTCCATGAGGGCTTGCGTGATCGCCCTGTCATCCATGCCGGCAATGTCCGTCTCGCCGAGCTCTGCCGCGATCTCGCGCCCCGTCGCCGGCATCACCTGCATGATGCCGGCCGCGCCCACAGGACTGATCGCGTTCGGATTGCCGCCGCTCTCCTGGCGGATCAGGCGTTGCAGCAGTTCGTCATATCCGAGCTGCGCCATGGCTTAGGCCCCCGCGTACATCGGATTGACGCCGACTTGACCATTCTGCAGGTAGGCCGTCGCCGGGTTGCTGTACGGGCTGTAACCGTAGGAGCCCTGATAGCTCGGCATGTACTGCATGCCCTGCATCGTCGCGCCGGGTGTCGTGCCGGCGCCTGTCGTCGTGCTCATGCCCGGCATGCCCATGAGCGTCGCGCCGATGCCAACAACCTGGCCGATCATGTCCATGACCGACGGCGTGCTCGAGCTCTGCTGCGTCTGGCTTGAATTCTGCTCGCCGAACTGCGAGCCAAGGCCGCCAAGCAGGCCCGAATACTGCTGATACGACTGCAGCGGGATCTGGCGCCGCGCGCCCTCGGCCGCCAGCTGCTGCTGCGGCCCCCACAGCCGCGCATCCATCGCCGCATTGCCCGCCTGAATGCCGGCGAGCTGCCGGTTGCCCTCGGCCGTGTCGAGATCGGAGAGCAGGCCCGAGAGCCCATAGCCGGCGCCCTGCAGCATGTTGTTCGCTTGGAATTGCTGCGCCTGGTTCTGCTGGTACATGTTCGCCAGCACCGGCAGCTGCGCTTCCGTGATGCCCTGCGCGACCGAGTTCTGATTGTAGCCGCTCATGTCACGGCCGGCGGCTGCGAAGCTCGCGTTAATTCGGTTCGCCGCGCTGTCGCCGAGCTGCGTCATGAGCCCCGCGAAATACGGGTTGTTCGCCGGGTCGAGCATGGCGCCGGAGGCATAGCCGCCGAGGTTCGATTGCAGATCCGAATAGGCGTCCTTCGCATACCCGCCGTAATCGGTCGGCGTCAGCAGGCCCTTGGCGACTTGGCCGTATTGGTTGGCGAATTGGTGCCCGCCCGCGCCGACCTTGCCCCACTGGTTTATGGCCTTCGTTTCGGCCCCCGTCAGGCCGTTCGGCATGCTCGCCGAGGCATTGGCGCCGAGCTGCTCGAGGGCACCGGAGACCGGTTTCCACGGCGTGACCTTGCTCGTGCCGGTGCTTGTCTGCTCGCTTGAGCCCGAGAACAGATCCGAAAGCCAGCCCATGTCGTGCCCTCACCCGAAAGCGTGATAGTCGAATGTGCGATCCGTCTGACCGTTGTTGGCGTGGGTGACTGTGAACGAGCCCTGAGCCTTAGCGCTGACATAGGTCGTGGCCAGCGCCGCCGCCGCGTTGGACGTGCGCGGCGAAAACGTGATGTGCGTATCAACGGACATATTTGGCGCGGTGACGGTCGTCGTCGTCGTGCTGGCCGTCAGCGTGAACGAATTGACCGCATTCGAGCGCCCGGCGAACAGATCGCGGATCGCCTGCAGGATGCGGACAGGATTGCGCTCGGTCAGCGCGGGGACGTTGCCGCTCATGCTCGCCCCCCGAGCCCGAATTCAGGTCGGAGCCCCGTGATAAACGTCCACTCCTCGCCGGCCGGGATGCGCAGCCGTATGCGCATGAACCGCGCCTCGTCGTCGAGCGGGATCACGCCGTCGTCGTTCAGGCTGTTCTCTTCGCCCTCATATTCGGCGCCGGCGAGCGTCTCGCGCTTGACAGCGACGCCATAGACGGTGCCGGCATCTGTTACAGGCTCGGCCGAGTTGATGAACACGCGACGCCCCTCGCCGGACTGCTCGGCGGTCTCAAGCACCGCCTCTAGCGCGTCACCGACGAGAAACCCGACATTGTGATTTGAGTTGACGGCGCCGAGCTCGGTCAGCGCGACCGTCGCGATATCGTCAAGCGAGAATTCCATGTCATCGACCGAGCCGCCGACGATGCCGCCTGACGTGTAGGCGTTCGCAAAGGTCGAGCCCTGCAGGTCGACGTGCGTCCCGTCGATGACCGTGATCGTCCAGTGGCCGTTGGCTTCCGTCGTGCCGCCGACGCCCGAGACGCTCTTGTAATCGCCCGTAGTCCACCCGGTTGTGGCGGCGACCTCGAGCCGAATGAGGCCGGCGCCGTTGTCGGCCGTGTCCGTGACGGCGATGACGCCCGCGCGATCGCATCGAGGCTTTCGGAGCGTCGCGCCTGGCCGCGCGATCGAGGCGAGGAACTCGCCCGCCACGTTCGCAGGCGTCCACCGCT includes:
- a CDS encoding transglycosylase SLT domain-containing protein, whose translation is MAQLGYDELLQRLIRQESGGNPNAISPVGAAGIMQVMPATGREIAAELGETDIAGMDDRAITQALMDPARGKRYGEHYLKKQLAAFGGDPTLALIAYNAGPGRAQQFAKHRDMSRMPRETQGYVSSILGGGGADAAAGGGGSDGFAGYSGLLSGGGSPAPSGGADPFPQASGREKWATWLMGLGQAFRGNADPRYLTAVSELENKGVNENKTYKALLSRGIDPATAEWAVRDPRVMQQLAQQLFAPKASKSMTVQEIFDPATGQPQKVLFDQVTGEYQPI